A portion of the Deinococcus hopiensis KR-140 genome contains these proteins:
- a CDS encoding ABC transporter substrate-binding protein has product MKNLFFLLSTLLLGQALAAGTLVYGAPGEPVNLNPGNASDSPSLQGQVQIYDRLVHFQPGTAVPVPGLATAWKSNTSATEWTFTLRQNVKFHDGTPFNADAVLFNVNRWWDKKNPYRYGGTFEIWGELMGGYKGESGSLLKSISKVNANTVRFSLTRGVTAFPDLLGTDYFGIASPSAVKRLGGNYGTPAGGAVGTGPFQYVSWRTGDRLVLKPNPGYWSTRSTADQLLFRFIKDPSQRLNELRAGTIDFTSNLDPQVAKSIKADPNLRLVLPPAFNVGLLNMNVRHPALRNTKVREAIRFAVNRPAIVDAFWGDLGATDNSLLPPALSWANAKTIPRVTYNPAVARRLLAEAGFPNGFSVDLWYMPISRSYFPQPKPVAEAIAADLGAIGIKVNLRTEDWAKYLEDRQKGRFDMFLYGWSGDYSDPDNFYSAFYGKAGSVDIGFDPGNINALLGRGRAAIDRQTKAGIYAQLQELTYNANVRLPIVHSAAPAAARARVKNWITGPLGTVGSLNLVRVGGK; this is encoded by the coding sequence ATGAAGAATCTGTTTTTCCTGCTCAGTACCCTGCTGCTCGGTCAGGCGCTAGCCGCGGGCACATTGGTTTACGGCGCGCCTGGCGAGCCCGTAAACCTCAACCCCGGCAACGCCAGTGACAGCCCCAGCCTTCAGGGGCAGGTGCAGATCTACGACCGACTGGTGCATTTCCAACCCGGTACCGCGGTACCGGTCCCTGGCCTCGCCACCGCATGGAAGAGCAACACTTCGGCGACCGAGTGGACCTTCACCCTGCGGCAGAATGTAAAATTCCACGACGGAACACCCTTTAACGCCGACGCCGTCCTCTTCAACGTGAACCGCTGGTGGGACAAGAAGAATCCTTACCGCTACGGCGGCACCTTCGAGATTTGGGGTGAGCTGATGGGCGGGTACAAGGGCGAGAGCGGCAGCCTACTGAAAAGCATCTCCAAGGTGAACGCGAACACCGTCCGTTTCTCGCTCACCCGCGGCGTCACCGCCTTCCCCGACCTGCTGGGCACCGATTACTTCGGGATCGCCTCGCCGTCGGCCGTCAAACGGTTGGGGGGGAACTACGGCACCCCAGCGGGCGGCGCGGTGGGTACCGGCCCCTTCCAGTACGTGAGCTGGCGCACCGGGGACCGCCTGGTGTTGAAACCCAACCCAGGCTACTGGAGTACGCGCAGCACCGCCGATCAACTTCTCTTCCGCTTCATCAAGGATCCCAGCCAGCGGCTGAATGAGCTCAGGGCCGGGACCATCGACTTCACGAGTAACCTCGACCCCCAGGTGGCAAAGTCAATCAAGGCCGATCCCAACCTGCGCTTGGTGTTGCCGCCGGCTTTCAACGTGGGCCTGCTGAACATGAACGTTCGGCACCCTGCCCTGCGAAACACCAAGGTGCGTGAGGCCATTCGCTTCGCCGTCAACCGCCCCGCGATCGTGGACGCTTTCTGGGGTGACTTGGGTGCCACGGACAACAGCCTGCTGCCGCCAGCGTTGAGCTGGGCAAACGCCAAGACCATTCCCAGGGTGACCTACAACCCGGCTGTGGCCAGGCGGCTGCTCGCAGAGGCGGGATTCCCCAATGGTTTCTCGGTGGACCTGTGGTACATGCCCATCAGCCGCAGCTACTTCCCGCAGCCCAAACCTGTCGCGGAAGCGATCGCCGCCGACCTGGGTGCCATCGGCATCAAGGTGAACCTGAGGACCGAGGACTGGGCGAAGTACCTTGAAGACCGGCAGAAGGGCCGCTTTGACATGTTCCTGTATGGCTGGAGCGGGGATTACAGCGACCCCGATAACTTCTACAGCGCCTTTTACGGGAAGGCAGGCAGCGTTGATATTGGCTTTGACCCCGGCAACATTAACGCGTTGCTGGGCCGGGGCCGCGCGGCAATTGACCGGCAGACGAAGGCGGGAATATACGCACAACTCCAGGAACTGACATACAACGCCAACGTACGGCTCCCCATCGTGCACAGCGCGGCCCCGGCCGCCGCACGCGCTCGGGTAAAAAACTGGATTACCGGGCCGCTGGGTACCGTGGGGTCCCTCAACCTGGTCCGGGTCGGGGGCAAGTAA
- a CDS encoding FAD-dependent oxidoreductase — protein sequence MSPTPLTAAQRRTLLTLADTFVPALPRAHDPHGFYASSGSAAGAHRVAEAFLLDLPHSEQEGVRRLLGVLGRVGLRPGLPLALREALLRGLSRLSPEAAVGIEQLRRLLLMLAYAHTEPGQANPFWRQFGYAGPTFSGGNTERDVPTLTLRGGETLEADVVVVGSGAGGGVIAGELSARGLRVVVLEAGRQYADAELGHSELWAYRHLYWRGGFTSTAEGNVSLISGQTLGGGTAVNWMNCVRPPEDLRREWAELGLDGLDSPSFGNDVDAVMTRISANDRCSELSATHERMLEGAQALGYRTRRAFRNADPTRHDPQHAGHIGFGDATGSKQSTLKTYLKDAVGRGARIVEGARAQRILIEGGQAAGLVATLGEGQETLTVRAPQLVLACGALETPALLLRSGVGGPAVGDFLRLHPCGALTGVFAEDQRNWWGPTQAALVDEFAGRREGYGYLIETAQYTTGLFAAAAAWGGARAHRDLMADHARSVTLIHLTRDRGHGRVTLGGGGEAVVNYALTDPLDRENFLHGQATVAHILEAAGAERIFSLVPGVRPWQRGESLEAFLAGLRRKPIGHGGHPVFSAHQMGTARMGRDPETSVADTRGELHALPGVWIGDASAFPSASGVNPMITCMALARRTGRFIARAAPEQNWGGSGAFTARQG from the coding sequence ATGTCGCCCACGCCCCTCACTGCCGCGCAGCGCCGCACCCTGCTCACCCTGGCCGATACCTTCGTGCCCGCGCTGCCCCGCGCCCACGATCCCCACGGCTTCTACGCCTCCTCGGGCAGCGCAGCGGGCGCGCACCGGGTCGCCGAGGCCTTCTTGCTGGACTTGCCCCACAGCGAGCAGGAGGGTGTCCGGCGGTTGCTGGGCGTCCTGGGCCGGGTGGGCCTGCGGCCCGGCTTGCCCCTCGCCCTGCGCGAAGCCCTCCTGCGTGGGCTGTCCCGCCTAAGCCCAGAGGCCGCTGTGGGGATTGAGCAGCTTCGCCGCCTGCTGCTGATGCTCGCTTATGCCCATACGGAGCCGGGGCAGGCCAACCCCTTCTGGCGGCAGTTCGGCTACGCCGGACCCACCTTCTCGGGAGGAAACACCGAGCGTGACGTGCCTACCCTGACGCTGCGGGGCGGCGAGACGCTGGAGGCGGACGTGGTGGTCGTCGGCTCCGGGGCCGGGGGCGGGGTGATCGCCGGAGAGCTGAGCGCTCGGGGCCTGCGCGTGGTGGTGCTGGAGGCCGGGCGGCAGTACGCGGACGCCGAGCTGGGCCACTCGGAGCTGTGGGCCTACCGCCACCTATACTGGCGCGGCGGCTTTACCTCCACCGCCGAAGGCAACGTCTCCCTGATCTCGGGTCAGACGCTCGGCGGCGGCACCGCCGTCAACTGGATGAACTGCGTGCGCCCCCCGGAGGACTTGCGGCGCGAGTGGGCCGAGCTGGGCCTGGACGGGCTGGACAGCCCCTCATTTGGGAACGATGTGGACGCCGTCATGACGCGCATCTCGGCCAACGACCGTTGCAGCGAGTTGAGCGCCACCCACGAGCGGATGCTGGAGGGCGCGCAGGCCCTGGGCTACCGCACGCGCCGGGCGTTTCGCAACGCTGACCCCACGCGGCACGATCCGCAGCATGCCGGGCACATCGGCTTCGGAGACGCGACGGGCAGCAAGCAGAGCACGCTCAAGACGTACCTGAAGGATGCGGTAGGCCGCGGCGCGCGCATCGTGGAGGGCGCTCGCGCGCAGCGCATTCTGATCGAGGGAGGCCAAGCTGCCGGGTTGGTCGCCACGCTGGGGGAGGGGCAAGAGACGTTGACCGTCCGCGCGCCTCAGCTCGTCCTCGCCTGCGGAGCGCTGGAGACGCCCGCCCTGCTGCTGCGCTCCGGGGTGGGCGGTCCGGCGGTAGGCGACTTCCTCCGCCTGCACCCCTGCGGAGCGCTAACAGGCGTATTTGCCGAGGACCAGCGCAACTGGTGGGGACCGACGCAGGCGGCCCTGGTAGACGAGTTTGCAGGTCGGCGCGAGGGGTACGGCTACCTGATCGAGACGGCCCAGTACACCACTGGCCTCTTTGCGGCGGCGGCAGCGTGGGGCGGCGCGCGGGCGCACCGCGACCTGATGGCCGACCATGCCCGCAGCGTCACCCTGATTCACCTCACCCGCGACCGGGGCCACGGGCGCGTGACCTTGGGCGGTGGCGGCGAGGCCGTCGTGAACTACGCCCTCACCGATCCTCTCGACCGCGAGAACTTCCTGCACGGTCAGGCCACCGTCGCTCACATTCTCGAAGCGGCGGGGGCCGAGCGCATCTTTTCCCTTGTGCCGGGCGTGCGGCCCTGGCAGCGTGGGGAGAGCCTGGAGGCTTTTCTCGCCGGATTGCGGCGCAAGCCTATCGGGCACGGCGGCCATCCCGTCTTCAGCGCGCACCAGATGGGCACGGCAAGGATGGGGCGGGACCCGGAGACGAGCGTGGCCGACACGCGCGGCGAACTGCACGCCCTGCCCGGCGTCTGGATCGGCGACGCGAGCGCTTTTCCCAGTGCGTCCGGCGTCAATCCCATGATTACCTGCATGGCCCTGGCCCGGCGCACGGGCCGCTTTATCGCGAGGGCGGCGCCGGAGCAGAACTGGGGGGGGAGCGGGGCGTTCACGGCGCGTCAGGGGTAA